In Patescibacteria group bacterium, a single window of DNA contains:
- the uvrA gene encoding excinuclease ABC subunit UvrA, with translation MDAIVIKGARVHNLKNMDVEIPRDKFVVLTGISGSGKSSLAFDTIYAEGQRRYVESLSAYARQFLGLMDKPDVDDIRGLSPAISIDQKSVSHNPRSTVGTVTEIYDYLRLLWARVGHPHCPQCGREVVRQSVDQIISQLLKSPEGAACAIFGPVVRDKKGEHKNVLREIARAGFARVRMDGALMTSEEALDAAIDKQRKHTLEALVDEIPVTRTLREEQERGAQTQSARARNAAASFTAKINLYQKQKKDIASMSEGGERSRLAQSLETALDLGDGFVTVEVRRGETSESLVFSEHFACPVCGVSLPDLEPRLFSFNSPHGACPGCTGLGTKLEVDAELVIPNPGLTIAQGAIRPWSRTGTNAPWYMRIVEGVAHVHGFSVHTPIKNLTKNQYDLLLLGTGDRTYKIDYESDSFTGDYQTHFEGVIPNLERRYRETESDYIRAEIERYMRVLPCPVCAGKRLKSAALAVTVRGKSIYDVTSLTIEQALAFFSSLKGEAAPAAHSARRAAVLDSHNDIPNFPRPSASGQRESATDAALTERERTISSQILKEILERLKFLLNVGLTYLTLDRSASTLSGGESQRIRLATQIGSQLSGVIYILDEPSIGLHQRDNAKLIKTLKSLRDLGNTVLVVEHDEETIRSADYVIDIGPGAGAHGGHVVAQGTPLQVARHSTSLTGAYLSGKKMIDLPHEYRRGNGKYLVVKGARAFNLKNINVTVPLGKLVCITGVSGSGKSTLMTEILAKSLLQQFWGAREQPAAHDAVLGTEFLDKVIVIDQSPIGRTPRSNPATYTGVFTPIRELFTQVPEARMRGYRPGRFSFNVRGGRCEACQGDGLVRIEMHFLPDVYVECEECGGKRYNREALEIHYRGRTIADVLAMTVEEAENFFHDIPPIREKLTTLTSVGLGYITLGQSATTLSGGEAQRIKLSSELSRRSTGKTLYILDEPTTGLHFEDVKRLLGVLQKLVDRGNTVLVIEHNLDVIKSADWIIDLGPEGGDAGGRIVAEGTPKEVAKIKTSFTGQYLKKMFMKE, from the coding sequence ATGGACGCTATTGTCATAAAAGGCGCGCGGGTGCACAATCTCAAAAACATGGACGTGGAGATTCCGCGCGACAAGTTCGTGGTGCTCACCGGCATCTCCGGTTCGGGCAAATCTTCACTTGCGTTCGACACCATTTACGCGGAAGGGCAGCGCCGGTACGTGGAGTCGCTCTCTGCGTACGCGCGCCAGTTCCTTGGACTCATGGACAAACCTGACGTGGACGACATCAGGGGCTTATCACCTGCCATTTCCATTGACCAGAAATCCGTGTCCCATAATCCGCGCTCGACCGTGGGCACGGTCACGGAAATTTATGATTATCTCCGGCTCCTCTGGGCGCGCGTGGGGCACCCGCATTGCCCGCAATGCGGCAGGGAGGTGGTGCGCCAATCCGTGGATCAGATCATCAGCCAGCTCCTGAAAAGCCCGGAAGGCGCGGCGTGCGCCATATTCGGCCCGGTGGTGCGCGACAAAAAAGGCGAGCACAAAAACGTGCTCAGAGAAATCGCGCGGGCGGGATTCGCGCGCGTGCGCATGGACGGCGCCCTTATGACCTCTGAAGAAGCGCTGGACGCGGCGATCGACAAGCAGCGCAAACATACGCTCGAGGCGCTCGTGGATGAGATACCAGTCACGCGGACCCTGCGGGAAGAGCAGGAGCGCGGCGCGCAGACACAAAGCGCGCGTGCGCGCAACGCTGCCGCGTCATTCACCGCGAAGATCAACCTCTACCAGAAGCAGAAAAAGGACATAGCCTCGATGAGCGAGGGGGGAGAGCGCTCGCGCCTTGCCCAGTCTCTGGAAACGGCGCTTGATCTCGGGGACGGTTTCGTGACCGTGGAGGTGCGTCGCGGCGAGACATCGGAATCGCTGGTATTCTCCGAGCATTTTGCCTGCCCTGTCTGCGGCGTGAGCCTGCCTGACCTTGAGCCAAGGCTTTTTTCATTCAATTCTCCGCATGGCGCGTGCCCCGGGTGCACGGGCTTGGGCACCAAGCTTGAGGTTGATGCAGAGCTCGTCATTCCCAATCCAGGGCTTACCATCGCGCAGGGCGCGATCCGCCCATGGTCGCGCACAGGCACCAACGCCCCGTGGTACATGAGGATCGTGGAAGGGGTGGCCCATGTGCACGGTTTTTCCGTCCACACGCCCATTAAAAATCTCACGAAGAATCAATACGACCTCTTGCTCCTCGGCACAGGCGACCGCACGTACAAAATCGATTATGAGAGTGATTCGTTTACCGGAGATTACCAGACTCATTTTGAAGGAGTGATTCCCAACCTTGAGCGCCGCTACCGCGAGACTGAATCCGACTATATCCGCGCCGAGATCGAGCGCTATATGCGGGTGCTGCCCTGCCCCGTCTGCGCGGGCAAGCGGCTGAAATCTGCCGCGCTCGCCGTTACGGTGCGCGGAAAATCAATTTATGATGTCACCTCCCTGACTATCGAACAGGCGCTTGCCTTTTTCTCAAGCCTCAAAGGTGAGGCTGCGCCTGCCGCACACAGTGCGCGCCGCGCGGCCGTCTTAGATTCTCACAACGACATTCCAAATTTTCCGCGCCCATCAGCGTCCGGTCAGCGTGAGTCCGCGACAGACGCCGCGTTAACGGAGCGGGAGCGCACGATCAGCAGCCAGATCCTGAAAGAGATTTTAGAGCGGCTGAAATTCCTCCTCAATGTGGGGCTCACCTATCTCACGCTCGACCGGTCCGCGTCCACGTTATCGGGCGGCGAGTCGCAGCGGATTCGCCTTGCCACGCAGATCGGCTCCCAGCTCTCGGGCGTCATCTACATTTTGGACGAGCCGTCGATAGGCCTCCACCAGCGCGATAACGCAAAGCTCATCAAGACGCTCAAAAGCTTACGCGATTTAGGGAATACGGTTCTCGTGGTGGAGCACGATGAGGAAACCATCAGGTCCGCGGACTATGTGATCGACATCGGGCCTGGCGCAGGCGCCCATGGCGGCCACGTCGTGGCTCAGGGCACCCCTCTTCAGGTCGCGCGCCATTCCACTTCGCTCACCGGCGCTTACCTTTCGGGGAAGAAGATGATTGATCTGCCTCATGAGTACCGCCGCGGCAACGGCAAGTACCTGGTCGTGAAAGGCGCGCGCGCGTTTAATTTAAAAAATATCAATGTCACCGTGCCTTTGGGGAAACTGGTGTGCATTACCGGCGTGTCCGGCTCCGGCAAATCCACGCTCATGACGGAAATCCTGGCGAAATCCCTGCTGCAGCAGTTTTGGGGCGCGCGCGAACAGCCTGCGGCGCATGACGCGGTGCTGGGCACGGAATTTCTGGACAAAGTGATTGTCATCGACCAGTCTCCCATCGGCCGGACGCCGCGTTCGAATCCCGCGACCTACACCGGCGTCTTTACACCCATCCGCGAGCTGTTTACGCAGGTGCCGGAAGCGCGCATGCGCGGCTACCGGCCGGGCAGGTTCAGCTTTAATGTGCGCGGCGGGCGGTGCGAAGCGTGCCAGGGCGACGGGCTCGTGCGGATTGAGATGCATTTTTTGCCGGACGTGTACGTGGAGTGCGAAGAGTGCGGGGGCAAGCGCTACAACCGCGAGGCGCTCGAGATCCATTACCGCGGCAGGACCATCGCGGACGTGCTTGCCATGACCGTGGAGGAAGCCGAGAATTTTTTCCACGACATTCCGCCCATCCGCGAGAAGCTCACCACACTCACGAGCGTGGGCCTCGGCTACATTACGCTCGGCCAGTCGGCGACGACCTTGTCAGGCGGCGAGGCGCAGCGCATCAAGCTGTCCTCCGAGCTTTCACGGCGCTCCACGGGCAAGACCCTCTATATCCTTGATGAGCCGACGACAGGTTTGCATTTTGAAGACGTGAAAAGGCTCTTAGGTGTTTTGCAGAAGCTCGTGGATCGCGGCAATACGGTCCTCGTGATTGAGCACAATCTCGATGTCATCAAGAGCGCGGATTGGATTATTGATCTGGGGCCGGAAGGCGGGGATGCAGGCGGCCGCATCG